The DNA segment CACCACTTCTAAGTCAGTCAAATATTTTTTCTCAATATCATTTAACATAACAACACCTCCCGAAAATTATTATCCTCTACTAACCATTTTATCATTACAAAATTTTCTAGTCAATCATCTTTAAAAGCCAAAATAATTTTTCCCATAGAGGACAAAATAACTTAAGGTGATGCTATGTGGTACATAATTTTTTCAATTTTTACAGTGAGTATATCGCTTTTTTTGATAGATAGAAAAAAGTTAAAAGTGCTGATACCTGCTTATCTGCTTTCATCTGTGATAGGCTTCTCTTTGGATGTGATATTTGACTTTACTTTGAAATACTATTATTACATTGATGCACCTATTCCAAATGGCATTCTGTCATTTCTGATGGAGACATTTATAGGCCCACCTTATGGCATGATTTTTATACAATACTTGCCAAAAGGGAAATTGCGCTACACCATATATATGGCTGCATGGATACTATTTCTGACTGCCATTGAAGCAGTATTTCACATAAACAGGCTTCTCATTTACAACAGATGGAATTACTTTTTCTCAGTCATAACGTACATCTTCACATTGTTAGCTATAACTCTTCAATACAAGTATCTTTTTAAAGAATAGGCAGCATCAAGCCATACATGTGCGTTATATATGAAAATAGGATACCAACGGTAGAGCCTATTATGACATCTGAAGGATAATGCAGTCCCATGTAGATTCTCGAAAGGCTTACTAAAATAGCCAAACTTACTAAGACAATAGTCAAATCAGGAAAGAAAAATGAAAAAGAAACAGCCAACGAAAATATAGCCGTAGCATGACCTGATGGGAAGGAATAATCCCTCAACAAGTACTTGAATGTATTGGCTTCAGGCAATACCATGTATGGCCTTGGCCTCGTGCATATTCTCTTTAAAACTTGCACAACCAAATGACTACTTGTCAAAGTAGTAAGAGCTTGAATAGCCGAAATCTTAACGCTATTTTTCCCAAACAAAATTAATAGCAAGCAAGACAAAATCGTAAAATACGGTCCTCCTATATGGGTTATTTTAGGCATGATCTTATCAAGAGTTTTGCATTTTATCCTTTCATTCAAAAGAAAAAATACATTTCTGTCCTCCGCAATGATCAATCTCTTCACTCCCGACACAAATGAAACCTCCTTACACCTTTAAAGCATCATTTTTTATATGATTTATAACTACGTTGCACACCTTGTCTGCTGAATTGTATATGCCGATTTCCTCCATGCGCTCTTTCATCTCATCTATCTTTTTCTTGTCAGACAAGAGATCTAATATCTTTTTATCTAATTTCTCTATGTCTTTAATTCTCAAGGCAATCCTCTTTTTAAGCAAAAATTCGAGATTTCTCTCTTCTTGTCCCGGTATAGGATCAAAAATTATCATAGGCAATCTCTTGATTATGGCTTCAGTGACAGTAAGGCCGCCGCTTTTAGTCACTAAGACGTCAGCAGCCTCCATAAATTCATGCACGTTGTCTACATGACCATACACAAATACATTATCGTCTGATATCTCCTCTATTTTAGCCTTTAAATTCTTATTTAAGCCACATATTACAGCAATCTGCAAATCTTTATGCCTCTGTATAACATTGACGGCTTTTTTTATGTTTCCGAGTCCAAGCCCACCGCCCATCACCATCACCAATGGCCTATCTACCTCAAAACCCAATTTTCGTCTTATCTCATTTTTATCTTTTTTGACGTAAAATTCTTCATCAATAGGTATGCCAGTCACATTTATCTTGTCATCAGAAACACCCATCAAATTCATCTGACTTTTCATCTCTTGAGAACCGACAAAATACCCGTCTATCTGGTGATGTATCCAATACGCATGGACATCATAATCAGTCAATATAGCGAATATTGGAATATTTAGATCTCTCTTTATATGAGACAGAATAGAGCAAGAAAACGGATGGGTGCATATTACAGCATTAGGCTT comes from the Thermoanaerobacterium aotearoense genome and includes:
- a CDS encoding CBO0543 family protein translates to MWYIIFSIFTVSISLFLIDRKKLKVLIPAYLLSSVIGFSLDVIFDFTLKYYYYIDAPIPNGILSFLMETFIGPPYGMIFIQYLPKGKLRYTIYMAAWILFLTAIEAVFHINRLLIYNRWNYFFSVITYIFTLLAITLQYKYLFKE
- a CDS encoding phosphatase PAP2 family protein, which translates into the protein MSGVKRLIIAEDRNVFFLLNERIKCKTLDKIMPKITHIGGPYFTILSCLLLILFGKNSVKISAIQALTTLTSSHLVVQVLKRICTRPRPYMVLPEANTFKYLLRDYSFPSGHATAIFSLAVSFSFFFPDLTIVLVSLAILVSLSRIYMGLHYPSDVIIGSTVGILFSYITHMYGLMLPIL
- a CDS encoding MGDG synthase family glycosyltransferase → MDKIKILILYEDIGTGHKRTATALKKAFEKMDGVEAFVENPLGEKFPSLSYLTTRIYLKTLKLTPELWGYLYEMERDKIERRINKLVGISVYTFIKDYVLNLKPNAVICTHPFSCSILSHIKRDLNIPIFAILTDYDVHAYWIHHQIDGYFVGSQEMKSQMNLMGVSDDKINVTGIPIDEEFYVKKDKNEIRRKLGFEVDRPLVMVMGGGLGLGNIKKAVNVIQRHKDLQIAVICGLNKNLKAKIEEISDDNVFVYGHVDNVHEFMEAADVLVTKSGGLTVTEAIIKRLPMIIFDPIPGQEERNLEFLLKKRIALRIKDIEKLDKKILDLLSDKKKIDEMKERMEEIGIYNSADKVCNVVINHIKNDALKV